GTACTTCTCCATGGACAGGTCCGCCCGGTGGACCGACACCGCGGAGAGCAACGAGACAGGACGCGAAGCGGCAGGACGTGCCTACGACCTGATCATGAAGGACAAGGAGAAGCTGCTTTCCCTGGACACCCCGCTGCAGTTCATCTTCAGCCACTCAGCCCTCAAGGAGGGCTGGGACAACCCCAACGTGTTCCAGATCTGTTCGCTCCGGGACATGAGCAGCGAGATCCAGCGCCGCCAGACCATCGGCCGGGGACTGCGGTTGTGCGTGGATCAGAACGGTGACCGCCTACGCGGTTTCGACACCAACACACTCACTGTCATCGCTACCGAGAGCTACGAGGACTTCGCGGCGAACCTTCAACGCGAGATCGAGGATGACACCGGAATCCGGTTCGGCGTGGTCGAAGCACACGCTTTCGCCGGCATCGCCGTCGTGGATCCAGCCGGAGCCGTGACCTCACTCGGCTACGAGAAATCAATCAAGCTATACGGCTACCTCCGCGAGGAGGATTACGTTACCGCTGATGGCAGGATCAAAGCCTCCTTGCGCGAGGCACTCCGGGACGACACTCTCGCGGTTCCGCGGGACTTCGCGGGCCAGCGTGACGCGATCGCCGAGGTCCTGAAGAAGCTGGCAGGGCGGTTGACCGTGAAGGATGCCGATGAACGGCAACAGGTCAAGCCGCATGCGCAGGTCCTGGACAGTGAAGAGTTCCAGGCGCTGTGGGAGCGCATCAAACACAAGACGGCCTACCGCGTGAAGTTCGACAACGACAAGCTCATCGCCGAGTGCGTAGCGGCACTGCGCGACGCTCCTGAGGCGAGCGTCTCCACGCTGCGTTGGCGGAAGGCCACTGTTGGACAAGACCGGGCGGGCATTGACACCGCCGAGGTCGAAGGCGCTCAGACGGTGCGCTTGAAGGAGGCCCCCGATGCTTTGCCGGATCTTGTTACCGAACTTCAAGACCGCACCCATCTGACCCGACGTACCATCGCCCAGATCCTGACCGGCTCCGGTCGGCTCAGCGATTTCCGCCTGAACCCGCAGGAGTTCATCTCTGTAGCAGCCGATGCGATCAACCGGTGCAAGCGGCTCGTCCTCGTGGACGGCATCAAGTACGAACGGCTCGGCGCCGACGAGTACTACCACCAGACGTTGTTCCGCACCGAGGAACTGCGGGGCTACGTCAAGGGCCTGATCCCGGCCACCAAGGCGGTCTACGAACAGCTAGTGCTGGACTCCGGCATCGAGCGGAGATCCGCGGCCGAGCTCGAAACCGTTAGCGCCGTCAAGGTGTACGCGAAGCTCCCGGGCTGGTTCAAGGTCCCGACTCCTTTGGGGCCCTACAACCCGGACTGGGCCGTGCTGATCCTGAACGATGAAGGGGAACGCGTGTACTTCGTGGTCGAGACGAAGGGGTCCATGGACGTTCTGGACCTGCGCACGACTGAGAGAGGCAAGATCGGCTCAGCGAAGGCCCACTTCGACGAGTTGGCGGCCACAACATCTACGCCGCCGGCCGCTTCGTACCGGCAAGCGAAAACGCTGGGTGACATCTGGCCATGAGCGGTACCGCGCCTGGACCACTGACCTCAGGCAGCCCGGGCCCGGTGCGGACCCAGAAGCCGGAGCGTGCGGCGTTGCCGACAGGGCATCAGGGTCGGGTGAGAGGCTTGGACACGTGGCGGATATCAATGATCGGTTGACGTCGGTCGTTGGGGGCCGCACGGCCAAAGCCCTGTCGGAATCATTCGGGATGAAGACCGTCGCGGATCTGCTAGATCACATCCCCCGGCGATATGTCCGCAGGGGAGAGCTGACGGACCTGGACAGTCTGCGCGTGGATGAGCACGTCACCGTCATGGCGCAGATCGACGGAGTGAAGCTGATTCCGTTCCGCGGGAGTCGGAATCGCACGCGCATCGAGGCCGTCGTTACGGACGGGACCGCCAAGCTCAATCTGACCTTCTTCAATCAGCCGTGGCGCGTGAAGGACCTCGTACCCGGTCGGCGCGCCCTGTTCACCGGGAAGGTGGGCACTTTCCGTGGGAAGCGTC
This DNA window, taken from Candidatus Nanopelagicales bacterium, encodes the following:
- a CDS encoding DEAD/DEAH box helicase family protein, translating into MKLRFEADLEYQADAIDAVCGLFTGQEICRTEFTVTSAALGGQAVLGPDQVDTGLGIGNRLALGDGQLLANLNVVQARHSLAPSEELPARDFTVEMETGTGKTYVYLRTVFELNKRYGFTKFVIVVPSIAIKAGVYKTLQITRDHFRALYSGIPYDYFLYDSAKLGNVRNFATSSQIQIMVMTVGAINKKDTNNLYKDTEKTGGDKPIDLIRATNPIVIVDEPQSVDGGLKGAGRKALDGMNPLCTLRYSATHVDKHAMVYRLDAVDAYEQELVKQIEVASATIQAAHNRPYIKLLSTSGRGATITASVELDVVAAGGKVSRRAVTVRDGDDLRQTTRRDVYADISIGEIKVGRGRQTIEVLAPGDARWLAVGESIGDVDPALLHREMIRRTIREHLDKQLRLRDRGVKVLSLFFVPHVALYREYTDEGPVKGPYALIFEEEYLRLAKHPDYKGLFDDAEDLAETVEKVHNGYFSMDRSARWTDTAESNETGREAAGRAYDLIMKDKEKLLSLDTPLQFIFSHSALKEGWDNPNVFQICSLRDMSSEIQRRQTIGRGLRLCVDQNGDRLRGFDTNTLTVIATESYEDFAANLQREIEDDTGIRFGVVEAHAFAGIAVVDPAGAVTSLGYEKSIKLYGYLREEDYVTADGRIKASLREALRDDTLAVPRDFAGQRDAIAEVLKKLAGRLTVKDADERQQVKPHAQVLDSEEFQALWERIKHKTAYRVKFDNDKLIAECVAALRDAPEASVSTLRWRKATVGQDRAGIDTAEVEGAQTVRLKEAPDALPDLVTELQDRTHLTRRTIAQILTGSGRLSDFRLNPQEFISVAADAINRCKRLVLVDGIKYERLGADEYYHQTLFRTEELRGYVKGLIPATKAVYEQLVLDSGIERRSAAELETVSAVKVYAKLPGWFKVPTPLGPYNPDWAVLILNDEGERVYFVVETKGSMDVLDLRTTERGKIGSAKAHFDELAATTSTPPAASYRQAKTLGDIWP